The following are encoded together in the Desulfovibrio desulfuricans DSM 642 genome:
- the argS gene encoding arginine--tRNA ligase — protein MRAIDTLRTALKAIIEEEGLAWPVKTVIEPPRDPKHGDLSVNSAMLLAKEAKANPRELAQKFAQKLVERCPEVSHAEAAGPGFCNVTFTQDFWRATVADIEAAGKEYGKSTGGAGKKVLLEYVSANPTGPLHVGHGRGAAVGDSLARLLRVAGYDVNTEYYINDAGRQMRLLGLSVWLRAKELAGKPVTWPEDYYKGDYIIDIAREMLDANPALVELPDAEGQDVCYDKAMNDILNGIKDDLNEFRVEHQRWFSEKTLVEGGAVAAAFDALDSAGYTYEKDNAYWFATENLGDDKNRVLRKSDGSLTYFASDIAYHHDKFQRGYDWLIDIWGADHHGYIPRMRAAITAMGKTQDSFDVVLIQLVNLLREGQPVSMSTRAGTFETLADVIKEVGVDAARFMFLSRKSDSPLDFDLELAKQRSLDNPVYYVQYAHARICAVLRRAEERGFVLPAKADADLLHGLDTPEGMALLRKAATFEDMLASAAKSLGVHHVSTYLTELAGQLHSYYARHQVLLADDAPRTLARLALLRSIGQVLRNGLDVLGVSAPESM, from the coding sequence ATGCGCGCCATTGACACCCTGCGCACGGCCCTCAAGGCCATCATTGAAGAAGAAGGCCTTGCCTGGCCCGTCAAAACCGTTATTGAACCGCCCCGCGACCCCAAGCACGGCGATCTTTCCGTCAACTCCGCCATGCTGCTTGCCAAGGAAGCCAAGGCCAACCCCCGCGAGCTGGCGCAGAAATTCGCCCAAAAGCTCGTGGAGCGCTGCCCCGAGGTGTCCCATGCCGAAGCCGCTGGCCCCGGATTCTGCAACGTGACCTTCACGCAGGATTTCTGGCGCGCCACCGTGGCCGACATTGAAGCCGCGGGCAAGGAGTACGGCAAAAGCACGGGCGGCGCAGGCAAAAAGGTGCTGCTGGAATATGTTTCCGCCAACCCCACTGGCCCCCTGCATGTGGGGCACGGGCGGGGCGCTGCCGTGGGCGACAGCCTTGCCCGCCTGCTGCGCGTGGCTGGTTATGACGTGAACACCGAGTATTACATCAACGATGCCGGTCGCCAGATGCGCCTGCTGGGCCTTTCTGTATGGCTGCGCGCCAAGGAACTGGCCGGAAAGCCCGTCACCTGGCCCGAAGACTACTACAAGGGCGACTATATCATCGACATCGCCCGCGAAATGCTGGATGCCAACCCCGCCCTCGTGGAACTGCCCGACGCCGAAGGCCAGGACGTGTGCTACGACAAGGCCATGAACGACATCCTGAACGGCATCAAGGACGACCTCAACGAATTCCGCGTGGAGCACCAGCGCTGGTTCTCTGAAAAAACCCTTGTGGAAGGCGGGGCCGTTGCTGCGGCTTTTGACGCGCTTGATTCTGCCGGGTATACGTATGAGAAAGACAATGCCTACTGGTTTGCCACCGAAAATCTGGGCGACGACAAAAACCGCGTGCTGCGCAAGTCGGATGGCAGCCTGACCTACTTTGCCTCCGACATCGCCTACCATCACGACAAATTTCAGCGCGGCTACGACTGGCTCATTGATATCTGGGGCGCGGATCACCACGGCTACATCCCCCGCATGCGCGCGGCCATCACGGCCATGGGCAAAACGCAGGACAGCTTTGACGTGGTGCTTATCCAGCTGGTGAACCTGCTGCGCGAGGGCCAGCCCGTCAGCATGTCCACCCGCGCGGGCACCTTTGAAACCCTGGCCGATGTCATCAAGGAAGTGGGCGTTGACGCGGCGCGCTTCATGTTTCTTTCGCGCAAGAGCGACAGCCCGCTGGACTTTGACCTTGAGCTTGCCAAGCAGCGCAGCCTCGACAACCCGGTGTACTATGTGCAGTACGCCCACGCGCGCATCTGCGCCGTGCTGCGCCGGGCTGAGGAACGCGGCTTCGTGCTGCCCGCCAAGGCCGATGCGGACCTGCTGCACGGGCTGGATACGCCCGAAGGCATGGCCCTGCTGCGCAAGGCCGCCACGTTTGAAGACATGCTGGCCTCCGCCGCCAAATCGCTTGGCGTCCACCACGTGAGTACCTACCTCACGGAACTGGCCGGGCAGCTGCACAGCTACTATGCCAGGCATCAGGTGCTGCTGGCCGATGACGCGCCCCGCACCCTGGCCCGCCTTGCCCTCCTGCGTTCCATCGGTCAGGTGCTGCGCAACGGTCTGGACGTGCTTGGCGTGAGCGCCCCGGAAAGCATGTAA
- a CDS encoding ACP S-malonyltransferase: MTQAVLLFPGQGSQESGMGRDLAEDSSDAMNLWKQAERISGLPLREIYWEGDDAAMSDTRALQPALTVVNLNLWSAVAARANVCGAAGHSLGEFSAMAASGVLSAESALELTALRGRLMAEADPDGKGGMAALLKLDQPAIEEIVAETVAQCGELLLVANYNTPAQLVISGAKAAVALACQKAKERKGRGLELKVSGAFHSPMMAEANKELAPLLRKAVWSKPRFPVYCNAHGKAVTDGESARESLLVQMTSSVQWIDTVRNQYADGARRWLELGPKAVLGKMVAPCLAGTATAEDLAIELVNNAETAAAFAG, translated from the coding sequence ATGACACAAGCTGTTTTGCTCTTTCCCGGTCAGGGCTCGCAAGAGTCGGGCATGGGCCGCGATCTGGCCGAGGATTCTTCTGACGCCATGAACCTCTGGAAGCAGGCCGAGCGCATCAGTGGTCTGCCCCTGCGCGAAATTTACTGGGAAGGCGATGATGCCGCCATGAGCGACACCCGCGCCCTTCAGCCCGCCCTCACCGTGGTGAATCTGAACCTCTGGAGCGCAGTTGCCGCGCGCGCCAACGTGTGCGGCGCAGCCGGGCACAGCCTTGGCGAGTTCAGCGCCATGGCCGCCTCTGGCGTGCTTTCTGCCGAGAGCGCTCTTGAGCTTACGGCCCTGCGTGGCCGCCTCATGGCCGAGGCCGATCCCGACGGCAAGGGCGGCATGGCCGCTCTGCTCAAGCTGGATCAGCCCGCCATTGAAGAAATTGTGGCCGAAACCGTTGCCCAGTGCGGCGAGCTTTTGCTGGTGGCCAACTACAATACCCCCGCCCAGCTTGTTATCAGCGGGGCCAAGGCCGCCGTTGCCCTGGCCTGCCAGAAGGCCAAGGAACGCAAGGGCCGTGGCCTTGAACTCAAGGTCAGCGGCGCGTTCCACAGCCCCATGATGGCCGAGGCCAACAAGGAGCTTGCCCCCCTGCTGCGCAAGGCCGTATGGAGCAAGCCCAGGTTCCCCGTATACTGCAATGCCCACGGCAAGGCCGTGACAGACGGCGAAAGCGCCCGCGAAAGCCTGCTTGTGCAGATGACATCCTCCGTGCAGTGGATAGACACCGTGCGCAACCAGTATGCCGACGGCGCGCGCCGCTGGCTGGAGCTTGGCCCCAAGGCCGTGCTCGGCAAGATGGTGGCCCCCTGCCTCGCGGGAACCGCCACAGCGGAAGACCTCGCCATTGAGCTCGTTAACAACGCCGAAACAGCGGCGGCTTTTGCAGGATAG
- a CDS encoding 16S rRNA (guanine(527)-N(7))-methyltransferase RsmG, whose amino-acid sequence MMQRQSVDRKELARLAAASGAEVPESALEPLAEYLEMLCQWNKAMNLVGPHTWQDMLTRLAVDSFHLAGFLDKLDLPEAPLCWDLGAGAGLPGIPLRMAWTRGAYYMIEVREKRALFISSVLSRLQLPSTHIFRGPVEHFFQGQYYKADCILSRAFMPWRQLLDLASPRLHDNGVLVVLALEPAPSELPAPWRLVEQLSYVVGGHARWFWALAPSAGAERLTYDATTHRAG is encoded by the coding sequence ATCATGCAGCGACAATCGGTTGACAGAAAGGAATTGGCGCGTCTGGCGGCGGCCTCGGGCGCGGAAGTGCCGGAATCGGCCCTGGAGCCGCTGGCGGAATATCTTGAAATGCTCTGCCAGTGGAACAAGGCCATGAATCTGGTCGGCCCACACACCTGGCAGGATATGCTTACCCGGCTGGCGGTGGACAGTTTTCATCTGGCCGGTTTTCTGGACAAGCTTGATCTGCCCGAAGCTCCCCTGTGCTGGGATCTTGGCGCGGGCGCAGGCCTGCCGGGCATTCCCCTGCGCATGGCCTGGACTCGCGGCGCATACTATATGATAGAAGTGCGCGAAAAGCGCGCCCTGTTCATCTCCAGTGTACTTTCCCGCCTTCAGTTGCCCTCCACCCATATTTTCAGAGGGCCGGTGGAACATTTTTTTCAGGGCCAGTATTATAAGGCGGACTGCATTCTGAGCCGCGCCTTCATGCCCTGGCGGCAACTGCTTGACCTCGCCAGCCCCAGGCTGCACGATAACGGAGTGCTGGTCGTGCTGGCACTTGAGCCAGCCCCCAGCGAGTTGCCAGCGCCCTGGCGTCTGGTGGAGCAGCTCTCTTATGTTGTAGGCGGGCACGCGCGATGGTTCTGGGCTCTTGCCCCCAGCGCCGGTGCCGAGCGGCTGACCTATGATGCCACAACGCATCGGGCTGGCTAG
- a CDS encoding STT3 domain-containing protein, whose protein sequence is MNRTMILTENAMHPAVHASASAAPAGNDADETRRTGQSQPESEMLPAAEPACAEQHAASHPALGGALLPTGGAGLHNGKRSLPSARYWARGLFWGLVTLALAFALRMLEWPCWQNPEYRLGNEWLLATHDAYTWVAGAEDFGLAVGHPMAVMLKAMSDLVGTSPAAVAFWFPALLASFVAVIAFAWVWALGSIEAGVAAGILTSIAPGFLARTLLGFYDTDLVTLFFPLLMTLAPASWAMRYMLLPGMVLRRLSMTSGVMSLRRLFSRNQPAGHWTPRLKQAEHMGNPLRWQWVVLLGCSGVISWWTQEWHSVFPYLIRYNVALLAFMSLVMAPRGRRALLLLGSMAYALPTLAGPWGFSFSLLLLAAGTRTGYRLRRLLCRPWLLALLLAGVGFLMLQGEILTSIVNHINAYVKHTGDVKSTGGGLSLEYPSVAQSIIEVQDLGIIEIFPYFHPWMEAAVLGLLGFALVVIRRPGALFLLPLAGLGILSVKMGGRMVMFGAPIMAIGLTLPFYWLLQRLLRVDLRGAVAGILTSGVLLALLVAPFADMIPAMSQGPIINRRHAEALSRAKAMTPPDAMLWLWWDWGYAANHFAQRQTIADGAQHAGPSLYLPAAVFATDNPRFARQIIRYTAQCGNEPGKVFEGLDGEGAQALMDNLRSPETPLIENKGRLYVVVSFEMLRLGFWISNFGNWNFLTRAGEGGALSIVPQALAYKLDSGEVRLEGNSSAIYASSISVFEETGVTRRNYIQDWFDAHPSATPEEQHEFLSKRRNINFLFNRVTDEKLAMDAGLYNSLMVQLLVGDPQDPRVSPYFKLVYDNVFARIYEVL, encoded by the coding sequence ATGAACAGGACCATGATCCTTACGGAGAACGCCATGCACCCCGCAGTCCATGCCTCTGCCAGCGCCGCGCCTGCCGGAAACGATGCAGACGAAACCCGGCGCACCGGGCAGTCGCAACCCGAATCGGAAATGCTGCCTGCCGCTGAACCAGCCTGTGCGGAGCAGCACGCCGCCTCCCATCCTGCACTTGGGGGAGCGCTGTTGCCCACTGGCGGCGCAGGGCTGCACAACGGCAAACGTTCGCTGCCTTCTGCGCGTTATTGGGCTCGGGGGCTGTTCTGGGGGCTGGTGACGCTTGCCCTTGCCTTTGCCCTGCGCATGCTGGAATGGCCCTGCTGGCAAAATCCGGAATACCGCCTTGGCAACGAGTGGCTGCTGGCCACGCACGATGCCTACACATGGGTGGCCGGCGCGGAAGATTTCGGCCTTGCCGTGGGGCACCCCATGGCTGTGATGCTCAAGGCCATGTCCGACCTCGTGGGCACTTCCCCCGCTGCCGTGGCCTTCTGGTTTCCTGCTTTGCTGGCGAGCTTTGTGGCTGTTATCGCATTTGCCTGGGTATGGGCGCTGGGCAGCATTGAAGCTGGCGTTGCCGCAGGCATACTCACGTCCATTGCGCCGGGCTTTCTGGCCCGCACCCTGCTGGGATTTTACGATACCGACCTCGTAACCCTGTTCTTTCCCCTGCTCATGACCCTTGCCCCGGCCAGTTGGGCCATGCGCTACATGCTGCTGCCGGGCATGGTGCTGCGCCGTCTTTCCATGACTTCCGGCGTGATGAGCCTGCGCCGCCTTTTTTCCCGCAATCAGCCCGCGGGGCACTGGACGCCGCGCCTCAAACAGGCTGAGCACATGGGCAATCCCCTGCGCTGGCAATGGGTTGTGCTGCTTGGCTGTTCCGGCGTCATTTCGTGGTGGACGCAGGAATGGCATTCTGTTTTTCCGTATCTGATCCGTTACAATGTGGCCTTGCTGGCCTTTATGAGCTTGGTGATGGCCCCTCGCGGGCGGCGCGCCCTGCTGCTTCTGGGCAGCATGGCCTACGCTCTGCCTACGCTGGCGGGGCCGTGGGGCTTCAGTTTCAGCTTGTTGCTGCTGGCTGCGGGCACGAGGACAGGCTATCGCCTGCGCCGCCTGCTGTGCCGCCCCTGGCTGCTGGCCCTTCTGCTTGCGGGCGTTGGCTTTTTGATGCTTCAGGGCGAAATTCTTACGTCCATTGTGAACCATATCAATGCCTATGTGAAACACACAGGCGATGTGAAAAGCACAGGCGGCGGGCTTTCGCTGGAATATCCCTCGGTGGCGCAGTCCATCATTGAAGTGCAGGATCTGGGCATCATCGAGATTTTCCCCTACTTTCATCCCTGGATGGAAGCTGCGGTGCTTGGCCTGCTGGGTTTTGCCCTGGTGGTCATACGCCGTCCGGGCGCGCTCTTTTTGCTGCCGCTGGCAGGGCTGGGCATCCTGAGCGTCAAGATGGGAGGCCGCATGGTCATGTTTGGCGCGCCCATCATGGCCATTGGCCTGACCTTGCCCTTTTACTGGCTGTTGCAAAGGCTGTTGCGTGTGGATCTGCGCGGCGCAGTGGCGGGCATTCTGACCAGCGGCGTGTTGCTGGCCCTGCTGGTAGCGCCCTTTGCCGATATGATCCCCGCCATGTCGCAGGGGCCAATCATCAACCGCCGCCATGCAGAAGCGCTATCGCGCGCCAAGGCCATGACCCCGCCCGACGCCATGCTCTGGCTGTGGTGGGATTGGGGCTATGCCGCCAACCACTTTGCCCAGCGGCAGACCATTGCTGATGGGGCGCAGCATGCAGGGCCGTCCCTCTATCTGCCCGCAGCGGTTTTTGCCACCGACAATCCGCGCTTTGCGCGCCAGATCATCCGCTATACGGCCCAGTGCGGCAACGAGCCGGGCAAGGTGTTTGAAGGTCTGGATGGTGAAGGTGCACAGGCGCTTATGGACAATCTGCGCTCGCCCGAAACCCCGCTCATTGAAAACAAGGGGCGGCTCTATGTGGTGGTGAGTTTTGAAATGCTGCGGCTTGGCTTCTGGATAAGCAATTTCGGCAACTGGAATTTTCTTACCCGTGCGGGCGAAGGCGGGGCGCTTTCCATCGTGCCGCAGGCCCTTGCCTACAAGCTTGATTCGGGCGAGGTACGGCTTGAGGGCAACAGCAGCGCCATTTATGCCTCGTCCATCAGCGTGTTTGAAGAAACCGGCGTGACGCGCCGCAACTATATTCAGGACTGGTTTGACGCGCACCCCTCGGCAACGCCCGAAGAACAGCACGAATTTCTTTCCAAGCGCCGCAACATCAACTTTCTTTTCAACCGCGTAACGGACGAAAAGCTTGCCATGGATGCGGGCCTGTACAATTCGCTGATGGTGCAGCTTTTGGTGGGCGACCCGCAGGATCCGCGAGTTTCGCCCTATTTCAAGCTGGTGTACGACAACGTGTTCGCCAGGATTTACGAAGTGTTGTAG
- a CDS encoding 23S rRNA (pseudouridine(1915)-N(3))-methyltransferase RlmH, with the protein MTGKPLKYISVGKLKTPFWKDAAAHYATRITRWRKLDITEVRDGDSALPPDQRNALEGRRIIEALDPQDIALVLDERGQHLTSPQLADLLRQMDHDARGRACFIVGGAWGLDEAVRQRASRCISLSHMTLPHELARVVLLEQLYRAECILRKVPYHH; encoded by the coding sequence ATGACTGGCAAACCCTTGAAATACATAAGTGTAGGCAAACTGAAAACGCCGTTCTGGAAGGACGCCGCAGCCCACTATGCCACACGCATCACCCGTTGGCGCAAGCTGGACATAACCGAAGTACGCGACGGCGATTCCGCCCTGCCGCCGGATCAGCGCAACGCCCTTGAAGGACGCCGCATCATTGAGGCCCTCGACCCGCAGGACATAGCGCTCGTCCTTGACGAACGCGGCCAGCACCTCACCTCGCCCCAGCTGGCTGACCTGCTGCGCCAGATGGATCATGATGCCAGGGGCAGAGCCTGCTTTATCGTGGGCGGCGCATGGGGGCTGGATGAAGCCGTGCGCCAGCGCGCCAGCCGCTGCATCAGCCTTTCGCACATGACCCTGCCGCACGAGCTGGCCCGCGTGGTGCTGCTTGAGCAGCTTTACCGGGCGGAATGCATCTTGCGCAAGGTTCCGTACCACCACTAG
- a CDS encoding L-threonylcarbamoyladenylate synthase, with amino-acid sequence MSSHVSLNMADDGPERCSSPDAGMELAAAARFLRNGGVLVFPTETFYGLGCLAANAEAVARVYQLKQRPVHKPLPLLAAQPAQVDAVAELAAMPKGLLTFWPGPLTVLLPARPCLPPALVNGQGLAAVRVTPHPLAAQLAEQAGGALTASSANLSGGAPVCSPDTLDPALLEALRRMAQGMTCPAGCAAQAAKTAVPLPLALGGPLPAGGLPSTVVEPLSGGDGGAGRLRIVRAGAVNTAALEAAGFTLE; translated from the coding sequence ATGTCTTCTCATGTTTCGTTAAATATGGCGGATGACGGGCCTGAACGCTGCTCCAGCCCGGATGCCGGGATGGAGCTTGCAGCTGCGGCGCGTTTTTTGCGTAACGGCGGCGTGCTCGTGTTTCCAACGGAGACGTTCTACGGGCTGGGCTGCCTTGCCGCCAACGCGGAAGCCGTGGCAAGGGTGTATCAGTTGAAGCAGCGGCCCGTCCACAAACCCTTGCCCCTGCTGGCGGCGCAGCCGGCGCAGGTGGACGCCGTGGCGGAACTTGCCGCCATGCCCAAGGGGCTTTTGACCTTCTGGCCCGGCCCGCTCACGGTTTTACTGCCTGCCCGTCCCTGTCTACCCCCGGCGCTGGTCAACGGACAGGGGCTTGCGGCGGTGCGCGTGACGCCGCACCCACTGGCTGCGCAACTGGCGGAGCAGGCTGGTGGCGCGCTTACGGCAAGCAGCGCCAACCTCAGCGGCGGTGCGCCTGTATGCTCTCCGGACACGCTTGATCCGGCCCTGCTGGAGGCCTTGCGCCGCATGGCTCAGGGCATGACGTGCCCTGCCGGATGCGCGGCGCAGGCAGCAAAAACAGCAGTTCCCCTGCCATTGGCTCTTGGCGGGCCGCTGCCCGCTGGCGGCTTGCCGTCAACCGTGGTGGAACCTTTGAGCGGCGGGGATGGCGGGGCAGGGCGGCTGCGGATAGTGCGGGCCGGTGCTGTGAATACCGCAGCCCTTGAGGCTGCGGGTTTCACGCTGGAGTGA
- a CDS encoding class I SAM-dependent methyltransferase gives MNTDKGTAFNGLVSGQSYDIFARLFGLNASFYEAAVKGLALGPEMSALDLGCGTGSLTFALAAQSSPQCRIHGLDLAENQIARAQYRQKEYPNNLHFSVASMDEACFPDGTFNIIMTAMALHEANPQTRRTAIANAARMLAPDGIFLLVDIARPRLLGLGLLLYPFVMTSAKHKDGLTEAYAEICAAHGLSRREDGYLNSLVRRQVFVKNAASAA, from the coding sequence ATGAACACTGACAAGGGTACTGCTTTTAATGGTCTTGTTTCTGGACAGAGCTACGATATTTTTGCCCGATTGTTCGGGCTGAATGCGTCTTTTTATGAGGCGGCGGTCAAAGGTTTGGCGCTTGGCCCGGAAATGTCGGCTCTGGATCTTGGCTGCGGCACAGGTTCCCTGACTTTTGCGCTTGCCGCGCAATCCTCGCCCCAATGCCGCATCCATGGCCTTGACCTTGCCGAAAACCAGATCGCCCGCGCACAATACCGCCAGAAAGAATATCCCAACAACCTTCATTTCAGCGTAGCGTCCATGGACGAAGCATGCTTTCCTGACGGCACGTTCAATATCATCATGACCGCCATGGCGCTGCATGAGGCAAATCCCCAAACACGACGCACCGCCATTGCCAATGCCGCGCGAATGCTTGCCCCTGATGGCATTTTTCTGCTGGTGGATATTGCCCGCCCACGGCTGCTGGGCCTGGGCCTCTTGCTCTATCCCTTTGTCATGACTTCGGCAAAACATAAGGACGGCCTGACTGAAGCTTATGCTGAAATCTGCGCCGCGCACGGCCTGTCCCGGCGTGAAGACGGATATTTAAATTCTCTTGTGCGCAGGCAGGTTTTTGTAAAAAACGCGGCCTCCGCCGCGTAG
- a CDS encoding MarR family winged helix-turn-helix transcriptional regulator, translated as MKNDCHKKTAVELRIQKSMIKTMGHAAAHSTRSAPISISLLGIVTRFYELERQCSKFGTDVDIHLAEIHTIMAIHNNEGIHVGGLAEQLGVTKGSVSELLRRLERKGLAYKAKDPLKMTRLNVFLTEKGKAAHKQHMDFHSQLDCMVDNAMGARQQHEIADIADFLEKLFAKLNAVEVK; from the coding sequence ATGAAAAATGACTGCCATAAAAAAACCGCCGTTGAACTGCGCATCCAGAAATCCATGATCAAAACTATGGGGCATGCTGCCGCCCACTCTACGCGCAGCGCGCCGATCAGCATCTCGCTGCTGGGCATAGTGACCCGGTTTTATGAGCTTGAGCGCCAGTGCAGCAAATTCGGCACCGATGTGGACATCCATCTGGCGGAAATCCACACAATCATGGCTATCCACAACAATGAGGGCATCCATGTGGGTGGACTGGCCGAGCAACTGGGCGTCACCAAGGGCAGCGTTTCTGAGCTGTTGCGCAGGCTTGAGCGCAAGGGCCTGGCCTACAAGGCCAAAGACCCGCTGAAAATGACCCGTCTCAATGTGTTTTTGACGGAAAAGGGCAAGGCCGCACATAAACAGCACATGGATTTTCATTCCCAGCTTGACTGCATGGTAGACAATGCCATGGGAGCACGCCAACAGCATGAAATCGCTGACATTGCTGATTTTCTTGAAAAACTCTTTGCGAAGCTTAACGCGGTGGAGGTCAAATAG
- a CDS encoding NUDIX domain-containing protein: MKRKVICPHCGEPYSSYKNPTPTADVVIYSPDRGVVIIRRANEPVGFALPGGFIEEGECAEAAAVREMREETGLDVELTGLLGVYSRPDRDPRQHTLTVAFTGRPHNPEALCAGDDAAHAAYYPLDALPQPLVFDHAQILADFRAMLAGKRTLAGIQPSFDAVAGAAGTCGEGTHS; the protein is encoded by the coding sequence ATGAAACGCAAGGTTATCTGCCCGCATTGCGGCGAGCCTTATTCCAGCTACAAAAATCCCACGCCCACGGCGGATGTGGTTATCTATTCGCCTGATCGCGGGGTGGTCATCATCAGACGCGCCAACGAACCAGTGGGCTTTGCCCTGCCCGGCGGTTTTATTGAAGAGGGCGAATGCGCGGAAGCCGCCGCAGTGCGCGAAATGCGTGAAGAAACAGGGCTGGATGTGGAGCTGACCGGGCTTTTGGGCGTGTATTCCAGGCCTGACCGTGACCCCCGCCAGCACACGCTGACCGTTGCTTTTACAGGCAGGCCGCACAATCCCGAAGCCTTGTGCGCCGGGGACGATGCGGCCCACGCGGCGTATTATCCTCTGGATGCCCTGCCGCAGCCGCTGGTGTTTGACCATGCGCAGATTCTGGCAGATTTCAGGGCCATGCTGGCTGGCAAGCGAACGCTTGCCGGCATACAGCCATCATTTGACGCGGTTGCCGGAGCAGCCGGAACCTGCGGGGAAGGGACGCATTCATGA
- a CDS encoding UbiD family decarboxylase, which translates to MSYRNLQECVADLEAHGHLVRVDAEVEPHLELAAIQRRAFRAKAPALLFTRVKGTPFPMLSNLFGTRERLHFIFRRSLPAVEAVLTAKADPAAAMKRPLQSLKALPGLLNMLPSVSRVRAEQAAAVAPVLECQCKLADLPQLVCWPMDGGPFITLPLVYSEDPANPGADASNLGMYRVQLGGNEYAADEVGLHYQIHRGIGAHHARALEMGKPLPVHIYVGGPPSLTVAAVMPLPEGLSELRFAGLLGGRRTEMAAVPGLPLPVLAQADFCISGHVLPQCKPEGPFGDHVGYYSLAHDFPVLKVDAVYHRKGAIWPFTAVGRPPQEDTVFGDFIHELTGPLVPQVFQGVCDVHAVDAAGVHPLLLAVGSERYTPYEDERRPRELITAGLHLLGTTQTALAKYVFLVAHEDAPGLTARDVPAFLRHLLERVDFSRDLHFITRSTNDTLDYTGSALNEGSKLVWASAGKKRRELGCELSGLAADLPPLPDGFGPVRVCGPGLVAIGGPRHALDRSQPDPQMEALAQALAQWPGREAFPLVIVADDADFCAANLDNFLWVAFTRSDPATDVYGAQAATRARHWSCEAPLLIDARLKPFHAPPLEEEPAVIRKVEALAAPGGPLHNYL; encoded by the coding sequence ATGAGTTATCGCAATCTTCAGGAATGCGTTGCCGATCTTGAGGCCCATGGCCATCTGGTGCGCGTTGACGCCGAGGTTGAGCCGCATCTGGAGCTGGCCGCCATCCAGCGGCGCGCCTTTCGCGCCAAGGCTCCGGCTCTGCTGTTTACGCGGGTCAAGGGCACGCCCTTTCCCATGCTCTCCAATCTTTTTGGCACCCGTGAACGGCTGCATTTTATTTTTCGCCGCAGCCTGCCTGCGGTGGAGGCTGTGCTGACCGCCAAGGCCGACCCGGCAGCAGCCATGAAGCGCCCGCTGCAGTCGCTCAAGGCTCTGCCCGGTCTGCTGAACATGCTGCCGAGTGTGAGCCGGGTGCGCGCGGAACAGGCGGCGGCAGTGGCCCCTGTGCTGGAATGTCAGTGCAAACTGGCCGACCTGCCTCAGCTAGTCTGCTGGCCCATGGACGGCGGCCCTTTCATTACACTGCCTCTGGTGTACAGTGAAGACCCCGCCAATCCCGGTGCGGACGCCTCCAACCTCGGCATGTACCGTGTGCAGCTTGGCGGCAACGAGTACGCGGCGGACGAGGTGGGGCTACATTATCAGATTCACCGGGGCATAGGGGCGCACCACGCCCGTGCGCTGGAAATGGGCAAACCTCTGCCCGTGCATATTTATGTGGGCGGGCCGCCCAGCCTCACCGTGGCTGCGGTCATGCCCCTGCCCGAAGGGCTTTCTGAACTGCGGTTTGCCGGTTTGCTCGGCGGCAGGCGCACAGAGATGGCCGCTGTGCCGGGCTTGCCCCTGCCAGTGCTTGCGCAGGCGGATTTTTGCATCAGCGGGCATGTGCTGCCCCAGTGCAAGCCTGAAGGGCCTTTTGGCGACCATGTGGGTTATTACAGCCTTGCGCATGACTTCCCCGTGCTCAAGGTGGACGCCGTCTATCACCGCAAAGGAGCCATCTGGCCCTTTACCGCCGTGGGCCGCCCGCCGCAGGAAGATACGGTCTTTGGCGACTTTATCCATGAACTCACAGGGCCGCTGGTGCCCCAGGTTTTTCAGGGCGTGTGCGACGTGCATGCCGTGGACGCAGCCGGGGTGCATCCGCTGCTGCTGGCCGTGGGCAGCGAACGCTATACGCCCTATGAAGACGAGCGCCGCCCGCGCGAACTGATCACTGCGGGCCTGCATCTGCTTGGAACCACCCAGACGGCCCTGGCAAAGTATGTTTTTCTTGTGGCGCACGAAGACGCGCCGGGCCTCACCGCCCGCGATGTGCCCGCATTTTTGCGGCATTTGCTGGAGCGGGTTGATTTTTCGCGTGATCTGCACTTCATCACCCGCAGCACCAATGATACGCTGGACTACACAGGCAGCGCGCTTAACGAAGGCTCCAAACTTGTGTGGGCCTCAGCTGGCAAAAAGCGGCGCGAGCTTGGGTGCGAACTTTCCGGCCTTGCCGCTGATCTGCCGCCTCTGCCGGATGGCTTTGGCCCGGTGCGCGTGTGCGGCCCCGGCCTTGTTGCCATTGGCGGGCCGAGGCATGCCCTTGATCGCAGCCAGCCCGACCCGCAGATGGAAGCGCTTGCGCAGGCACTGGCCCAGTGGCCGGGCCGCGAGGCCTTCCCGCTTGTAATAGTGGCGGACGATGCGGACTTTTGCGCCGCCAATCTGGATAATTTTTTGTGGGTGGCCTTTACCCGGTCAGACCCGGCCACAGACGTGTATGGCGCTCAAGCCGCCACACGGGCCAGGCACTGGTCGTGCGAAGCGCCGCTGCTCATCGACGCACGCCTGAAGCCCTTCCATGCCCCCCCACTGGAAGAGGAACCGGCGGTCATACGCAAGGTGGAAGCCCTGGCAGCGCCGGGCGGCCCCTTACATAACTACTTGTAA